A DNA window from Delphinus delphis chromosome 6, mDelDel1.2, whole genome shotgun sequence contains the following coding sequences:
- the STMN4 gene encoding stathmin-4 isoform X2 produces MTLAAYKEKMKELPLVSLFCSCFLADPLNNSSYKYEGWCGRECRRKDESQRRDSTDWRERREQADTVDLNWCVISDMEVIELNKCTSGQSFEVILKPPSFDGVPEFNASLPRRRDPSLEEIQKKLEAAEERRKYQEAELLKHLAEKREHEREVIQKAIEENNNFIKMAKEKLAQKMESNKENREAHLAAMLERLQEKAPPAAR; encoded by the exons CCTACAAAGAGAAGATGAAGGAACTCCCGCTGGTGTCCTTGTTCTGCTCCTGTTTCCTGGCAGACCCCCTGAATAATTCATCCTATAAATATGAAG gCTGGTGTGGGAGAGAGTGTAGGAGAAAAGATGAAAGCCAGCGGAGAGACAGTACTgactggagagaaagaagagagcagg CAGACACGGTGGACCTGAACTGGTGTGTAATTTCCGACATGGAAGTCATCGAGCTGAACAAATGCACCTCTGGCCAGTCCTTTGAAGTCATCCTGAAGCCACCCTCCTTTGATGGGGTGCCCGAGTTCAACGCCTCCCTCCCCCGGAGGCGAGACCCATCGCTGGAAGAAATCCAGAAGAAACTGGAAGCGGCTGAGGAGCGAAGGAAG TACCAGGAAGCTGAGCTTCTGAAGCACCTGGCAGAGAAGCGAGAACATGAGCGGGAGGTGATCCAAAAAGCCATTGAGGAAAACAACAACTTCATCAAGATGGCAAAGGAAAAACTGGCTCAGAAGATGGAGTCCAACAAGGAGAACCGGGAGGCCCACCTTGCCGCCATGTTGGAACGGCTGCAAGAGAAG GCGCCGCCTGCTGCGCGGTGA